Genomic DNA from Tachyglossus aculeatus isolate mTacAcu1 chromosome 10, mTacAcu1.pri, whole genome shotgun sequence:
acacggactgaacgtttttgtagacaaatgatccgggtgacagagtgaagtatggacctgagtgggaagaggaagcagagaggtcaataaggaggctgatacagtaatccaggtgggataggataagtgcttggactcatgtggcagcagtttggatggagagaaaaggacagattttagcgatgttgcaaaAGTCGAACCgaaaggatttagtaatggattgaatgtgtggattgagtgaaagagaggagtcaaggctaatgccaaggttacggacttgtgagacaggaaggatggtggtgtcatctacagtgatgagaaagtcggaGGAATAACACGAGTTGGGtgcgaagacaaggagttctgttttagatatagTTTTGTGGTGATGATGGGCCATCCAagaagagatatcttgaaggcaggaggaagtatgagactgcagagagggagagggatatgagctggagatggagatttgggaggagaagaaggagaaggcagagaacagggaggctggagggaggtaATGGCAGGTAGTGGACCACATCTCTGGCCCCGTTTCCTAGAGGCCCCTCTAGTCTGCATGGATCAGGGCTACAGAACATGATTACCTCAACCAGACAGTATCAgacagaagagaagaagcaggCAGTCGAAAGAGCAAGGAATAAACAaagaggtgggagccagagggatcTTCTCTGCCAGAGGAACCGGCAGCTTTCAGTGGAGGGTGGGCTCACCTGTACCGTGGGCAAAGAACCGGCACCTAGGAAAGGCTGATGGATCTCCTGAAGCAGAATCGGGAGAATTTCCCACGCTCCCTCTCACCAAAATATATAGAGTTTGGTTGTGCAGCAGCCGGAACCTGAACCACTGACAGtccggggggaggtgggggtgccGCTCGTTGGTTAGTCCATAAGCTCTTCTATCCATCTTAGGCTGTTCCTGCACCTGTCCTcagctcctccatctctcccgttGCTCCTGCAGGTTCGGCTGACGCCACCAGTCAACCATGGGAAATGGCACAGGGGTGACAGAGTtcatcctcgtggggctcacagatgaccccCACCTGCAGGCTCTGctgttccttttcctcttcctcacgTACGCATTAAGCGTCACTGGGAATCTGACCATCGTAACCCTCACCATCCTGGACTCCCGTCTGcgaacccccatgtacttctttctgcgCAGCTTCTCCGTGCTGGAGATCGCCTTCACATCCGCCTGCATTCCCAATTTCCTGGTCACCATCGTCACCGAagacagaaccatttcctttcccaactgcttcactcagctgttcttcttcttcttcctggggGTGACGGAGTTtttcctcctggccgccatgtcctacgaccgctatgtcgccatctgccggccgcTGCACTACACGACAGTCATGAGCCGGGGCGTCTGCACCATGCTGGTACTCAGCTCTTTTCTTTCCAGTTATCTGATCGTTTTCCCACCGGTTGTGATGGTCGCCCGGCTAGACTTTTGCGACTCCAACGTCCTCAACCACTTCATCTGTGATTCTTCCCCATTGATGGGGCTCTCGTGCACAGACACACGCTTCCTGGAGCTCATGGTTTTCCTCCAGTCCTTGGGGACGCTTCTGGTCACCCTGGCACTAATTACCGCATCCTACATGGCCATCGTCCACACTATCCTGAGACTTCCCTCCgctcagcagaggagaaaggccttttccacctgcttctcccacatggtcgtggtctccatctcCTACGGAAGTTGTatcttcatgtacatcaaacCGTCTGCCAAGGACAGGGTAAAACTGACCAAGGGGGTGGCGGTGCTCAACACTTCCgttgcccccatgctgaaccccttcatctacaccctgcggaACGAGCAGGTCAAGGAGGCCTTCAGGGCCCTGGTGCACCGGattgggttttcctccaggaagtgaggGCTCATCTGCATAAAGTACCACAAGAAAATCCACAGGAGTAGCAAAAGGTCAACCAGAAAGACTCAGCGCCTGTGCATTAGCCTAGTGCTTCATCTGTTGCCCGACTAACAGGACCTGGCCGTTCTCCAGCCATCTGTGTTCTCCACACCACCCTCCTGTAaatccctcccccggcccggtcCCCCTGCTACTCTAGCCCTTCTGCCCTCGACCATTCAGAAGGGAATGTTGCCCTTTCCCTCCACGTGACAGAGACGTTCCGAGATTTGCTCTGCAGGTCAGTTTTTAAGTCGATGTAGTACCATAGGTGCAGTGTGATGTGtagttttttttctccttcccctgga
This window encodes:
- the LOC119933447 gene encoding olfactory receptor 6C75-like translates to MGNGTGVTEFILVGLTDDPHLQALLFLFLFLTYALSVTGNLTIVTLTILDSRLRTPMYFFLRSFSVLEIAFTSACIPNFLVTIVTEDRTISFPNCFTQLFFFFFLGVTEFFLLAAMSYDRYVAICRPLHYTTVMSRGVCTMLVLSSFLSSYLIVFPPVVMVARLDFCDSNVLNHFICDSSPLMGLSCTDTRFLELMVFLQSLGTLLVTLALITASYMAIVHTILRLPSAQQRRKAFSTCFSHMVVVSISYGSCIFMYIKPSAKDRVKLTKGVAVLNTSVAPMLNPFIYTLRNEQVKEAFRALVHRIGFSSRK